The region TCAATTTTCGTGACCACCTAAGGCTTCCTGTTTCAGCATTGATTTTTCCAATGCTAAAGGAAGGGCAAGAAAAACCCAAAAATGAGGATAATATAACACAGACAAGAAGATTCCACTAAAAAAATATCCCACAAATGCACCCATCAAACCGAGTCCTATATTGTCATAATACTGAGCCTGTTCTGTATTGACATGTTTGAACTCATCCCGGGCGTATCTGCGTACTCTGCGAATAGTAGCGAAATTTTTTTTCACCAGCAGAAAAAAGATGACTGTTCCTATAATTCCCAACTCAGGAAGCAGCGTGAAATAGATGGAGTGGGCTGGCCGACTCCCGTGAAACCTTCCATGATATCCTTCTCTGTCTTCATACTCCATAATTCGCCAAGGAAAATTGCCCTGACCGACACCCAGAACCGGAT is a window of Desulfovermiculus halophilus DSM 18834 DNA encoding:
- a CDS encoding O-antigen ligase family protein, whose product is MAAFDMFADNPVLGVGQGNFPWRIMEYEDREGYHGRFHGSRPAHSIYFTLLPELGIIGTVIFFLLVKKNFATIRRVRRYARDEFKHVNTEQAQYYDNIGLGLMGAFVGYFFSGIFLSVLYYPHFWVFLALPLALEKSMLKQEALGGHEN